A stretch of Primulina tabacum isolate GXHZ01 chromosome 13, ASM2559414v2, whole genome shotgun sequence DNA encodes these proteins:
- the LOC142523396 gene encoding ras-related protein Rab7-like, translating into MAMPKRRLLKIILLGDSGVGKTSLMNQYVSKKFNQLHKATIGADFVTKELAIDEKFVTLQIWDTAGQERFRSLGVSFYRGADCCILVYDVNVVKTFETLQNWYKEFLKQIGPASPETFPFVLIGNKVDVDGGNSRVVSEKTAREWCISKGNVPYFETSAKEDYNVDAAFTCVANAALANDPSLNIWEPDEEIPSHCDLQRIPESISGTEQRGGGCAC; encoded by the exons ATGGCCATGCCAAAAAGAAGGTTGCTCAAGATCATTCTCCTTGGTGACAGTGG GGTGGGAAAGACATCTCTGATGAATCA ATATGTATCGAAAAAATTCAATCAACTCCACAAAGCAACAATTGGTGCTGATTTTGTCACCAAAGAGCTGGCGATCGACGAAAAGTTTGTGACGTTGCAA ATATGGGACACGGCGGGACAAGAGCGTTTCCGAAGCCTGGGTGTTTCGTTCTACAGAGGAGCAGATTGCTGTATACTCGTGTATGACGTTAATGTGGTCAAAACATTTGAGACACTTCAAAATTGGTACAAAGAATTTCTCAAGCAG ATTGGTCCTGCATCCCCTGAGACATTCCCCTTCGTGCTAATCGGTAACAAAGTCGACGTAGACGGCGGAAACAGCCGTGTT GTCTCTGAGAAAACAGCTAGAGAATGGTGCATTTCCAAAGGGAACGTACCATATTTCGAGACGTCGGCCAAGGAAGATTACAATGTAGATGCTGCTTTCACTTGTGTAGCCAATGCTGCACTTGCTAATGATCCATCGTTGAATAT atggGAGCCTGATGAAGAAATCCCATCCCATTG TGATCTGCAGCGAATCCCAGAATCAATTTCTGGAACGGAGCAAAGAGGAGGAGGATGTGCATGTTGA